The Methanosarcina barkeri MS DNA window CCCTGCCTTGATTTTAAGCAAAGCCCTGAAGTCCTGATTTTAGCAGTATTTTAACCGGTATAACTTTTTTTACAGGTGCTTTTGCAATTTACCTGTTAATGTAGCAAACAGGCGGTGCCGCTCGTATATATTCTGTGGTATCTTTTATTCTATTGATATGCCTCTGAGCTTTTTCTATCGTTTCTCTGGATAGCCCAGTGCTCTTTTCAATTACCTGCAGGGACAGCCGGTGCTCCTGTGCATACAACAGCTGGTCCATGATCTGAATCGGCATGCGCCAGTAAAATTCCTCGTCAGTTGTGTAATGGCTCCAGGTATCAGCACTTGGAGGCCGCTTTATGATCTCTTCGTTAACATTGAGCAGCTTCCCCAGAGCATAAACCTGAACTTTATAGCAGTCCGCCAGAGGTTCAAGATCTACGCCACCATCCCCATATTTCACAAACTGGCCAAGGACCGTCTCGGTCTTATTGGTCGTACCGCAAACTGCGTAATTCATCGTTTCAGCATACATATATTGAACAAGCATTCTGGATCTCTGTTTGACACCCTGTAATCCTATTAATTCAAGATAATCAGTTGCTTTTAGCCGGTACTTTCCAACAGTTTCACCATTGTTTACTAGACAGATATAAGGAACATTTAGCAGGCCAG harbors:
- the nadE gene encoding NAD(+) synthase; this translates as MQVAEEMSMNIIEELNGNIGNIALKLRGFIRDQVASFKKKGVVIGVSGGIDSSVILTLCVQELGKENVYGLLLPEEESAPSSKVLGAEICESLGVSYEEVPISPILRSLNIYNKKEKILKRICPEYDARIHKTSLVLPDFLNTGLLNVPYICLVNNGETVGKYRLKATDYLELIGLQGVKQRSRMLVQYMYAETMNYAVCGTTNKTETVLGQFVKYGDGGVDLEPLADCYKVQVYALGKLLNVNEEIIKRPPSADTWSHYTTDEEFYWRMPIQIMDQLLYAQEHRLSLQVIEKSTGLSRETIEKAQRHINRIKDTTEYIRAAPPVCYINR